In the Pedobacter cryoconitis genome, TCCAGAAAACGTAAAGTAGAAACCGGAACTTCTCCGAATCCTGTAGTATACGTAATCAGGTGTCCTTCATGTAGTGGCTCCAAAGCCTCATCTATCTTTTGAATTGTCCAGTCACGGTGTAACTTCAAACGGTTTACAAATCGCTCCACATTACCGGTTTTACTATCATAATAAATCCAGGTCATCAGCTCTGCTTAATGAATGAATTTATACTGCTACCAGCACAGACAGTTCATCCGGCTTAAAACCTATAACGCGGGATAGCTCCTGCTCTTGTTCTAATAAAATTACTGTAGGTACCGAACGTACCCGGAACTGCATTGCCAGCTCTGGCTCATTGAAAGGATTGATAGTCTCATAGACAATACCTTTTCTATCAAGATATTCTGAAACCATATTGCATGGACTGCAATCGTCTTTTTCGAATTTGATTATTCTTTTTGTACTCATTTGGAAGGTTTTTATGTAAATCAGCCCTCTTGCCGACCTATTTTAGCGGAGCCCAAAAATGCAAAATTCTACTTAGACAGATTCTAAATGTTATCAACACTGGTGGAAAAGAGAGTAATAATTATGACTGATTATTTACTGAAAAACCAATTAAATTAGCTAAACTTTGTAAACGTTTTTTCGCAATTCACTAGCAGGAAGAGTATTGCGATTTATTTGATCAAAATCAATTCATCTTTGTGAATTAAAAGCGAGTGTTGAAAGTTATCAATTCCATGATCCATTTCTGGAAATACGTGTTAATTTTCTGCGTAAATCCAATTTGACATGAAGCTGTTCCTGGCTAATCAAAATACCCGTCCGGGGTAAATCAATATCTTCGGCATTGATCTCTTTGTACTGGATATTTTTTGCCTCTATGTGAGTCCCTTTACTTTCAATTGCGAGCACCGCCCCTTCAGTCCATAATACTGGATTTGGAGAAAAATCAAAGCCTAACTCATTGGTATACCACAGGGTAAGCTCTTCAGTAGTTTCTTTTTCTACGCCCATAACTTTATGCTTGACTGTAGTTTTGGCAATTACCTGATGACAAGTAAATCCTAATATTTGTTTGACTTCATCCGATTGAATATATTCAATTACAGGAACAATCTGGCCAGTCCCGAATCTCATTTCAGGTAGCAATCCCATTTTATCCTCCATCAAAAAGAGTGTATCATTCAAATCAAAAGCCTGAATCATCCGGTGCTCTTGGAAATCGTAATAATAATCCCTGCTAAAACCTCCTCCAAAAACGCCAAGACCATTATAACGGCCTCTTTGTGTACTGCTATTTCGAGTAATCTGTTGTTTATAACTGGCATGCAGCTGATCAAACTTCAATTCAAAATTAGTCACAGAACTTTTTGGCATCCGCGCAGTAGCCTCACTACTAAGCTTAATGCCATTTGCGGCAGTCAGTACTGCCGGATCAAAAGTACTTTCGAATAGTATAGTTCCTGATTTACCGGGCTGTGCCTCTACCCGGATTGAGAATACAATCAGGATGAAAATCACAATAAATAATTGTTTCATAACTAAACCTTGTCCTGCAAAAACAGTGCTAATTATAGTTTTGAAATGTTAAAAAAAGTTAAAGCTGGAAAGACAAACCAAACACAATAACTCTTTAATTTTCAGCAGCTTCAGTATGAATTTTAAGCGAAACGAGTCAATCTTATTTCCGGTATGTTTTTTTACCAGGAATAAAATCTGATGAAATTACAGCTAAAAAGAAGCATAAACTAATATTCAAGCCATCCGTTCGCCAGAACGTCTGCAAGATGCATGGTTTTGATAGCAAGTTTGTTTTTATCGATATATCCCTGCAAATGCATCAGACAAGATAAATCTGTCGAAATAATATAATCTGCATCCTGATCAAGGGCATGGTTTACTTTCTGCTCTGCCATGGCAGAAGAAATGGCATCAAACTTAACCGCAAAGGTACCACCAAAACCGCAGCACATGTCAGTATCTTTCATTTCCATCATTTCCAGTCCATGAACTTTTTCCAGCAGTAAACGAGGTTCTTCTTTAATCTTACACTCTCTTAAACCGCTGCATGAATCATGGTAAACAGCCTTACCCTCCAATTCTGCACCGAAATAATCCTTTTTAAGTACGTTGATCAAGAAATCAGAAAGTTCAAAAATATTCCCTTGCAGTGTCCTGCATTTATTATGGACATTAGAATTGGTAAAAAGATCATTAAACCCATTTTTCACCATTCCAACACAAGAAGCAGAAGGAGCTACAATATAATTAGCACCCGAAAAGTCGTTCAAAAACTTTGTACCAGTCTCTTTTGCTTCTTCCCAATAACCAGCATTGTAAGCTGGCTGCCCACAGCAAGTTTGTCCGGGATTGTAACTCACCTCGCAACCTGCTTTTTCTAAAAGTTTAACAGTACTAAAAGCTGTTTCAGGATATAACTGATCGACAAAACAGGGGATAAATAATTCTACTTTCATTAATAAATATTAGGATCGTACGGTGTACTAGTTTACTTTTTCCAGTTTAGCGACGCCAGATTTATTTTCATCTACTTTTTTAGGATTCCCTTTATAATAGATCGTCGTAGCGCCTGAAGTTTTCGCCTTAAGCTCATTCAGTACATTGATATTCAGCTTACCTACTCCTTCAACATCAAGGTTGTAAATACCTGTAATAAAATCAAATGCGTTCATCTGTATTACTCCTTTACTCTTTACCTGGTGTACACCTGCCTGTCCGATCAGGTTAATATGCGCTTCACCATCTGTAGTGGTAGTCAGCTTACCAGCATTCAACTCCAGGTTGAGCGTTGTTGCACCTGATGATTTAATATCCAGATCATTTACATTGATCCGGGATGAAGTATAAATATGGCTTGCCCCTTTTGCTTCAAGCGTTTTAAGCTCTCCGATCCCGGCACTCACAATAATAGAGTCCTTTCCGCAATATTTCTTCGGATCAAGTTCAATAACCAGTCCATTTTTATTCACTTCAGCTTTAATCAGTCCGATCACATTAGAATCTGCCTGTATATTCACTTTAAAACTGCTATCCTGGCGCATCAGTAATTTAATAGGCCCGTTTACTACAATTTCATTGTAAGGCTTCACTGTAAATTCTTTACTGGAGTGCAGACCTGAATCTTCTACACATTTAGTTTTACATGCTGTAAAAAGTAACGGCAGCGCTAAGCTAAATAGGAATAATTTCTTCATCATAATTTTTCAAGGTTTGTCAAAGGTAATAGTTTTTGCCGTCTGTTTTAATTTTACCTGCATCCAATAGCTCGCGAATGCGGTTTAGCTTGTCCTGATCGGTACCCGTTCTGATCTGATTAATCAGCGCATCAAGTGTTTGGGGCTCCGTTTGAACCAGCGTTGCAATTTCAAAATCTATCTTATCCTCCAGTTCTGCAAGGTCTTCATTCCTTTTCTGCGCTAAACAAACATCGCATACCCCGCACTGATCAGCATTCGGCTCATCAAAATAAGATAATAACTGGATACTTCTGCAAACAAATGTATCCGCATAAGCCAATACAGCACGGATCTGTTCAGACTGGATCTTTTTTCTCAATTCTATATATTTCACATCCGTATCCAAGTGCAGCAAATCTACTCTCGCGACTACAAACTGCATTTGAGGCTGATCTGTTTGCGGAAGATAAGAAATCAAGCCCTGCTCCTGCAAATTACTGAGCTGCCGCACCACACTGTTAAAAGAAATCTTCAATTTTGCTGCTATATCGCTTTCACTAATATTAGCATAATGGTCAAACATTCCGCCATAAGATCTTAATATCGTTTTAATCAGTGGATCGTAGCCCGAATTCTCAATTTGAAAACGATAAACATCTTCATTGCCCGCAGTAAATAATACACGGGAAGGCAGGAATATGTTTTCCGAAAGGGTAATATAACCATCATGTTCCAAAAACTTTAAAGCACCCATAGTTTTGATTACACCCAGCTTAAAACGCTTACAGAAATCAGCCAGATCAAAACTAAAGTTAATGCCCGCTCCTGCTCCATAAGCAAGTTGAAAATAGGTTCCTAAATAATGATAGGTCTTCTTGATTTCTTCTACAGATGGAAAACTATCCGTGTATTTCGCTTTCAATGCCAATTGATCAGCTGCATTAGCCAACAAAACAGCATAAGCCCTTTTCCCATCTCTGCCCCCACGTCCAGCTTCCTGATAATAAGCCTCCAGACTTTCAGGGAGATCCAGATGAACTACAAAACGAACATCAGGTTTATCTATCCCCATCCCAAAAGCATTGGTCGCGACCATAACCCTGATCTTATTCTGCTTCCACGCCTCCTGTTTTTTGGAACGTTCATCTTTTTCTATTCCTGCATGATAAAAATCAGCAGCAATCTGATTTCTATTTAAAAAAAGAGCAATTTCTGAAGTTTCACGTCTGTTACGGACATAAACAAGCCCACTACCTTTTACGTTTGTCACAATATCAATCAGTTTTTTGTGCTTATCTTCCAGGCCAAAAACCACATAACTCAGGTTTTTACGGGCAAAGCTCTGCACAAAAATATGCGGATCTCTCAGGGCCAGCTTATCTACGATATCTTCCCTTACAAAAGCTGTAGCAGTTGCCGTTAATGCGATAAAAGGGACTTCCGGATGGATTTCTCTCAATGCGGTGATTTGCATATAAGATGGCCTGAAATCATAACCCCATTGCGAAATACAATGCGCTTCATCTATCGCAATCAGGTTAACATTCATATAAGAAATCCTGGTTCTCACCAAATCGGACAATAAACGTTCCGGTGACAAGTAAAGAAATTTAACAGGGCCGTAAATACAGTTATCAAGCAAAATATCTATTTCTCTTTTACCCATTCCAGCGTAAATAGCTACGGCATTGATCCCTTTTGCTTTTAAATTCTCTACTTGATCTTTCATCAAAGCGATAAGCGGAGAAACCACGATACAAATTCCCTCTTTGACCAGTGCAGGAACCTGGAAGCATAAAGATTTCCCACCTCCCGTTGGTAAAAGTGCCATCACATCCTTCCCCTCCAATACGGCCTGGATGATATCCTGCTGTAAGGGTCTGAATGAATTAAATCCCCAATATTGTTTTAATACTTCTGTTTCGTTCATAAAAAATGCGCTATATCCCCTGTGCAATCACAAAGCCGCAAGCCCATGCCCATTGAAAATTATATCCACCAAGCCAGCCGGTAACATCTACACATTCCCCGCCAAAATACAAACCTGGCATTTTTTTACACTCAAGGGTTTTAGAAGATAACTCGTTGGTATCAATTCCGCCGCGCATAACCTCGGCCTTATCATAGCCTTTATCACCCGCTGGCTTCACTTTAAACAAATGAATGGTTTGATGGATTAATTCTAATTCAGTTTTCGTCAAAGAAGCCACCTGCTTGTCAACAGGCAGGTATTTATGCAGCGCATCGGTGAACTTCTTTGCATAATATCTGTTCAGTAAGGTAGACAATAATGTCTTTCCATTATATTTTCTTTCTTCTTCAAGCAATGCAGTAATATCTTCATGTGGCAACAGGTTGATATTGATAATTTCACCAGGCTGCCAATAAGAAGATATCTGCAACACAGCTGGCCCACTTAATCCCCAGTGGGTAAATAAGATATTCTCCTCAAATGAGATTTTATCATTACTGACTTCACAAAAAACTGAATTTCCAGAAAGTTGTGCATACCAGTCTTCCTCTTTTCCGGTAATCGTCAACGGAACTAACGCTGGCGCAGTATCTATAATCTTTAAGCCGTTTTTACGTGCAAAACGCAGTGCAAAATCTGTTGCACCCATTTTTGGGATCGGTAACCCACCAGTAGCAATGACCAGTTTCGGCGTATTCAAAGTATATGTTTTACCAGATTGCTGATAACTGACGCTATAAGAACCGTCGTTTTGTATAATATCAGTTACATCAGCATTGCATTTGATCTCTTGCCCAAAGTCTGAACATAACGTTGTAAATACGTCTACAATATCCTTTGCATTCTTATCCTCCGGAAATAATTGTCCCAATGTTTTTTCCTTACCATTGATTCCATAAGTTTCAAAAAAGCTGATTGTATCTGCGACTGTCCACTGTGTAAAGGCAGATTTACTAAAATGCTTATTTCCCGAAATGAATTGTTCGTCAGTAGCGAACCTATTGGTATAGTTGCATCTACCGCCTCCGGAGATTAATATTTTGGCTCCCGCCTTACTCCCTTTTTCCAATATAATCACCTTCTTACCAAGGTATCCAGCTTGTACTGCGCACATCAATCCGCATGCACCCGCCCCAATTATTATAGCATCAGCCTCCATCAAATCCGTTTATATTGTTATTTTTGTGCAAAATAAAGCCTGTTTAAATTTATAAGATAAAATTGTTTACAGCTTATTTTTGAGTGAAACAAAGTTAAATTCAATTTCGGTAGCTTTCCTACACAATTTGAATTTGACGAAGTTGCAGCTAAAAAGAAGCATAAACAAATTATCAGGTAAATTAGACAGGCGTAAA is a window encoding:
- the nrdI gene encoding class Ib ribonucleoside-diphosphate reductase assembly flavoprotein NrdI, which encodes MTWIYYDSKTGNVERFVNRLKLHRDWTIQKIDEALEPLHEGHLITYTTGFGEVPVSTLRFLDENSSMIKSISSSGNKNWGPNYAMAAIRISNQFKLPILMQFELSGTMADIQKFIEKIEG
- a CDS encoding thioredoxin family protein → MSTKRIIKFEKDDCSPCNMVSEYLDRKGIVYETINPFNEPELAMQFRVRSVPTVILLEQEQELSRVIGFKPDELSVLVAV
- a CDS encoding (Fe-S)-binding protein; the protein is MKVELFIPCFVDQLYPETAFSTVKLLEKAGCEVSYNPGQTCCGQPAYNAGYWEEAKETGTKFLNDFSGANYIVAPSASCVGMVKNGFNDLFTNSNVHNKCRTLQGNIFELSDFLINVLKKDYFGAELEGKAVYHDSCSGLRECKIKEEPRLLLEKVHGLEMMEMKDTDMCCGFGGTFAVKFDAISSAMAEQKVNHALDQDADYIISTDLSCLMHLQGYIDKNKLAIKTMHLADVLANGWLEY
- a CDS encoding head GIN domain-containing protein; this translates as MMKKLFLFSLALPLLFTACKTKCVEDSGLHSSKEFTVKPYNEIVVNGPIKLLMRQDSSFKVNIQADSNVIGLIKAEVNKNGLVIELDPKKYCGKDSIIVSAGIGELKTLEAKGASHIYTSSRINVNDLDIKSSGATTLNLELNAGKLTTTTDGEAHINLIGQAGVHQVKSKGVIQMNAFDFITGIYNLDVEGVGKLNINVLNELKAKTSGATTIYYKGNPKKVDENKSGVAKLEKVN
- a CDS encoding RecQ family ATP-dependent DNA helicase, with product MNETEVLKQYWGFNSFRPLQQDIIQAVLEGKDVMALLPTGGGKSLCFQVPALVKEGICIVVSPLIALMKDQVENLKAKGINAVAIYAGMGKREIDILLDNCIYGPVKFLYLSPERLLSDLVRTRISYMNVNLIAIDEAHCISQWGYDFRPSYMQITALREIHPEVPFIALTATATAFVREDIVDKLALRDPHIFVQSFARKNLSYVVFGLEDKHKKLIDIVTNVKGSGLVYVRNRRETSEIALFLNRNQIAADFYHAGIEKDERSKKQEAWKQNKIRVMVATNAFGMGIDKPDVRFVVHLDLPESLEAYYQEAGRGGRDGKRAYAVLLANAADQLALKAKYTDSFPSVEEIKKTYHYLGTYFQLAYGAGAGINFSFDLADFCKRFKLGVIKTMGALKFLEHDGYITLSENIFLPSRVLFTAGNEDVYRFQIENSGYDPLIKTILRSYGGMFDHYANISESDIAAKLKISFNSVVRQLSNLQEQGLISYLPQTDQPQMQFVVARVDLLHLDTDVKYIELRKKIQSEQIRAVLAYADTFVCRSIQLLSYFDEPNADQCGVCDVCLAQKRNEDLAELEDKIDFEIATLVQTEPQTLDALINQIRTGTDQDKLNRIRELLDAGKIKTDGKNYYL
- a CDS encoding NAD(P)/FAD-dependent oxidoreductase, whose product is MEADAIIIGAGACGLMCAVQAGYLGKKVIILEKGSKAGAKILISGGGRCNYTNRFATDEQFISGNKHFSKSAFTQWTVADTISFFETYGINGKEKTLGQLFPEDKNAKDIVDVFTTLCSDFGQEIKCNADVTDIIQNDGSYSVSYQQSGKTYTLNTPKLVIATGGLPIPKMGATDFALRFARKNGLKIIDTAPALVPLTITGKEEDWYAQLSGNSVFCEVSNDKISFEENILFTHWGLSGPAVLQISSYWQPGEIININLLPHEDITALLEEERKYNGKTLLSTLLNRYYAKKFTDALHKYLPVDKQVASLTKTELELIHQTIHLFKVKPAGDKGYDKAEVMRGGIDTNELSSKTLECKKMPGLYFGGECVDVTGWLGGYNFQWAWACGFVIAQGI